A stretch of the Asticcacaulis sp. ZE23SCel15 genome encodes the following:
- the sufC gene encoding Fe-S cluster assembly ATPase SufC — translation MLNIQNLTVSVDDKTILKGLTLDVPAGEVHAIMGPNGAGKSTLGYTLAGRSNYEVTAGSATLNGEDLLEKAVHERAAAGLYLSFQYPLEIPGVPALTFIRTALNAQRKLRGEGEMSAPEFLKTTREVAKSLKIDMDMLKRPLNVGFSGGEKKRMEVLQMALLKPKFLILDETDSGLDIDALKVVSEGVNALRAPDRGMLVITHYQRLLDHITPDRIHILVGGRIVHSGGPELAHELEARGYDEYLGEAA, via the coding sequence ATGCTTAATATCCAAAACCTCACCGTCAGCGTTGACGACAAAACCATCCTTAAGGGCTTGACGCTCGATGTGCCCGCAGGTGAAGTCCACGCCATCATGGGCCCGAACGGTGCCGGTAAATCGACGCTGGGCTATACGCTGGCCGGCCGTTCCAACTATGAGGTAACGGCCGGATCGGCCACGCTAAATGGTGAAGACCTGCTGGAAAAGGCTGTGCATGAACGCGCCGCCGCCGGACTTTATCTGTCGTTTCAGTATCCGCTCGAAATTCCCGGTGTACCAGCCCTGACTTTTATCCGGACTGCTTTGAATGCTCAGCGCAAACTGCGCGGTGAGGGCGAAATGTCAGCGCCTGAGTTCCTGAAAACGACCCGCGAAGTGGCCAAGTCGCTGAAAATCGACATGGACATGCTTAAGCGCCCGCTCAATGTTGGCTTCTCCGGCGGTGAAAAGAAGCGCATGGAAGTGCTGCAAATGGCGCTGCTCAAGCCGAAGTTTCTGATCCTAGATGAAACCGATTCCGGCCTCGATATCGACGCGCTTAAGGTCGTGTCTGAGGGCGTCAATGCTCTGCGTGCGCCCGATCGCGGGATGCTGGTCATCACCCACTATCAGCGTTTGCTGGATCATATCACGCCGGATCGGATTCATATTCTGGTGGGTGGTCGCATTGTCCATTCGGGCGGTCCTGAACTGGCCCATGAGTTGGAAGCCCGCGGCTATGATGAGTACCTTGGTGAGGCGGCATAA
- a CDS encoding SUF system Fe-S cluster assembly protein: MSDHIINLHEEPEHPQAELFAREAPSGLSEDELSRLTEDLIGAFKSVYDPEIPVDIYELGLIYRVDVSDDRDVAVDMTLTAPGCPVAGEMPGWVEQAVMGVQGVNSVNVNLIFEPPWDLSKMSDEAKLQLNMF; encoded by the coding sequence ATGTCCGACCACATCATCAATCTTCATGAGGAACCTGAGCATCCGCAGGCGGAACTGTTCGCGCGCGAAGCTCCGTCCGGCTTGTCTGAGGACGAACTGTCGCGCCTAACCGAAGACCTGATTGGGGCGTTCAAAAGCGTCTATGATCCGGAAATCCCGGTCGATATCTATGAGCTGGGGCTGATCTACCGCGTCGATGTGTCTGATGATCGCGATGTGGCCGTGGACATGACCCTGACGGCGCCGGGCTGTCCTGTGGCGGGTGAGATGCCGGGGTGGGTTGAGCAGGCCGTTATGGGCGTGCAAGGCGTTAACAGTGTCAATGTTAATCTGATCTTTGAGCCGCCATGGGATTTATCGAAAATGAGTGATGAAGCTAAGCTTCAGCTCAATATGTTTTGA
- a CDS encoding iron-sulfur cluster assembly accessory protein, producing METAVSFRPRRPRPAIVSLTDAAAKQVKAIMAKADKPYAGLRVGVKAGGCAGQEYVLSYAEVADPLDEVVTDKDVTILIEPKAVLYLVGTVIDYETTKLSSKFVFNNPNETDACGCGESVTITPVQAD from the coding sequence ATGGAAACCGCTGTTTCTTTCCGACCCCGCCGACCAAGGCCCGCAATCGTCAGTTTGACGGACGCGGCGGCGAAGCAAGTCAAGGCGATTATGGCGAAAGCCGATAAGCCTTACGCGGGCCTGCGCGTAGGGGTTAAGGCGGGCGGCTGTGCGGGGCAGGAATATGTCCTTAGCTATGCTGAGGTGGCTGATCCGTTGGATGAGGTCGTGACCGATAAGGACGTGACCATCCTGATCGAACCCAAGGCCGTGCTTTATCTGGTCGGTACGGTCATTGACTATGAGACGACGAAACTGTCTTCGAAATTCGTCTTCAATAACCCGAATGAAACCGATGCCTGTGGGTGCGGCGAGAGCGTGACGATCACACCGGTTCAGGCGGATTAG
- a CDS encoding alpha/beta hydrolase: MPEVILAGAAGRIEARYTQGKTENAPIALILHPHPKAGGHMNNPVTVQLFHLFMTRGFSVLRFNFRGVGKSQGEFDAGIGELADAATALDWLQAKNPTAAQFWVAGYSFGAYIGMQLLMRRPETDGFISVSPPTNAYDFSFLAPCPASGLFVNGANDSVVPPSEVDRVVAKLRSQKGIVIDHELVPDATHFWVDQLPEIEQRVGSYLDKRLSNA; this comes from the coding sequence ATGCCCGAAGTCATTCTGGCCGGAGCCGCAGGTCGCATCGAAGCCCGCTACACGCAAGGCAAGACAGAAAACGCCCCGATCGCCCTCATCCTGCATCCGCACCCCAAGGCGGGCGGCCACATGAATAATCCGGTCACGGTGCAATTATTCCACCTGTTCATGACGCGCGGGTTTTCGGTTTTACGCTTTAATTTCCGCGGTGTCGGCAAATCTCAGGGCGAATTTGATGCGGGCATTGGCGAACTTGCCGATGCGGCCACGGCCCTTGACTGGCTTCAGGCCAAGAACCCGACCGCCGCGCAATTCTGGGTCGCGGGTTACTCATTCGGCGCCTATATCGGCATGCAGCTTTTGATGCGTCGCCCCGAAACCGATGGTTTTATTTCGGTATCGCCGCCGACTAATGCTTATGATTTCAGCTTTCTGGCCCCCTGCCCGGCGTCAGGTCTGTTCGTCAATGGCGCCAACGACAGCGTGGTGCCTCCGTCCGAAGTTGACCGCGTGGTGGCCAAGCTGCGCAGTCAAAAAGGTATTGTCATTGATCATGAACTGGTGCCGGACGCGACCCACTTCTGGGTCGATCAATTGCCGGAAATCGAACAGCGCGTCGGATCTTACCTCGATAAGCGCCTGTCGAACGCCTGA
- the sufD gene encoding Fe-S cluster assembly protein SufD: MAFDLFDPITWPTRRDEEWKYSDLARHLRITPRELEVSTDIAAPGLTLEGFYVHNVFGADYSGLEAAVMAAKGKLWLRHWARGRLDGVAGFQNKGRIDLKAGEHLILFETYEGKGNYAVHSELEFTLADGARLERVVVMDEPETATSVRQSTIDTAPNAHYVQTVVSTGAAFQRFESHVTHAGHGAQVRMDGAYLLKNKTHFDYTTRLDHQQINGVTTQAIKGLVKDQAQVVFQGRILVQKGADGTDARMRHQALILNDGARVRAKPELEIYADDVQCAHGNTIGNLDENALFFCMSRGMDEATARGLLMQAFIVPVIEAIDDDQLRAAVLEFVEAKAGGFYGV, translated from the coding sequence ATGGCGTTCGATCTGTTCGATCCCATAACCTGGCCGACCCGGCGGGATGAGGAATGGAAATATTCCGATCTGGCGCGTCATCTGCGCATCACGCCGCGTGAGTTGGAGGTTTCGACGGATATCGCTGCCCCCGGCCTGACGCTGGAAGGCTTTTATGTCCATAACGTCTTTGGGGCGGACTACAGTGGCCTTGAGGCGGCGGTTATGGCCGCTAAAGGTAAACTGTGGCTGCGGCACTGGGCGCGTGGGCGTCTGGACGGCGTGGCCGGTTTCCAGAACAAAGGCCGGATTGACCTTAAGGCCGGTGAGCATCTGATCTTGTTTGAGACCTACGAAGGTAAAGGTAACTACGCCGTTCACAGTGAGCTTGAGTTCACTCTGGCTGACGGTGCGCGTCTTGAACGGGTCGTGGTCATGGATGAGCCGGAAACGGCCACATCGGTACGTCAATCAACGATTGATACCGCACCGAATGCCCACTATGTCCAAACCGTGGTATCGACCGGGGCGGCCTTTCAGCGCTTTGAGAGCCATGTCACTCACGCCGGTCATGGGGCGCAAGTCCGCATGGATGGCGCGTACCTTTTGAAGAACAAAACCCATTTCGATTACACCACGCGCCTTGACCATCAACAGATCAATGGTGTGACGACGCAGGCGATCAAGGGGCTGGTCAAGGATCAGGCTCAGGTCGTGTTTCAAGGGCGTATTCTGGTACAAAAGGGCGCCGACGGCACCGATGCCCGTATGCGTCATCAGGCCCTGATCTTGAACGACGGGGCGCGGGTGCGTGCCAAACCTGAGTTGGAAATCTATGCCGATGACGTCCAGTGCGCGCACGGCAATACCATCGGTAATCTCGATGAAAACGCGCTGTTTTTCTGCATGTCGCGTGGCATGGATGAAGCCACCGCCCGCGGTCTTTTGATGCAGGCCTTTATCGTACCGGTGATCGAAGCCATTGACGACGATCAATTACGTGCGGCGGTGCTGGAGTTTGTTGAGGCTAAGGCCGGAGGCTTTTATGGCGTTTGA
- a CDS encoding anhydro-N-acetylmuramic acid kinase, whose amino-acid sequence MSGTGVFKVLGFMTGTSLDGIDMAVLETDGEQRLTFGPWAERPMPDAVRAVLQDTVKAALSWPRGTPEPEIFNEARKVITDYHFTSAQAFLAEQGLGFSDFDLLGVHGQTVLHERPKAGVIGRTVQLFDGQAFADMNGVKVVSDFRAADMAAGGEGAPLAPVYHRALVAQAGLDLPVVVVNLGGVANITIIDEAGDISAMDTGPANGLMDQWVQKHGRGHYDAGGVWAALGTADPALVAAYLSHPYFSASAPKSLDRYDFTLAGVDGLGFEDGLATLCEFTLESLLLAIRMSGVAPKAVVLAGGGRQNAYLVNRLRTKLDLRTQLYLSEDLGWRGGAIEAEAFAYMAVRALRSLPISYPTTTGVPQPLTGGRVNIPSAR is encoded by the coding sequence ATGTCAGGGACGGGTGTGTTTAAGGTTCTGGGCTTCATGACCGGCACATCTTTGGACGGCATAGACATGGCGGTGCTGGAGACCGATGGTGAGCAGCGCCTGACCTTTGGGCCGTGGGCTGAACGCCCCATGCCGGATGCGGTGCGCGCGGTGTTGCAAGATACGGTGAAGGCTGCGCTTAGCTGGCCGCGCGGAACGCCGGAGCCTGAGATTTTTAACGAAGCCCGTAAGGTCATCACGGATTACCATTTCACTTCGGCGCAAGCTTTTCTGGCGGAACAGGGCCTGGGATTTAGCGATTTCGATCTGCTGGGTGTGCATGGCCAAACCGTGCTGCATGAGCGCCCCAAGGCAGGTGTGATAGGGCGGACCGTGCAGTTGTTTGATGGACAGGCCTTTGCGGACATGAACGGCGTAAAGGTGGTGTCCGATTTCCGAGCTGCCGATATGGCCGCGGGCGGAGAGGGGGCACCGCTGGCCCCCGTTTATCATAGGGCTTTGGTGGCGCAGGCGGGCCTGGACTTGCCGGTGGTCGTCGTCAATCTGGGCGGGGTTGCCAATATCACGATCATTGATGAAGCGGGCGATATATCCGCAATGGATACGGGCCCGGCCAATGGCCTGATGGATCAATGGGTGCAAAAGCATGGCCGGGGCCACTATGATGCGGGTGGTGTGTGGGCAGCACTTGGGACGGCTGACCCAGCGCTGGTGGCGGCCTATCTCAGCCACCCGTATTTCTCAGCGTCTGCGCCCAAATCGTTAGACCGTTATGATTTTACGCTGGCGGGTGTAGACGGGTTAGGTTTTGAGGATGGTCTGGCGACATTGTGCGAATTTACGCTGGAAAGTCTGTTGCTCGCTATCCGGATGTCGGGTGTTGCCCCCAAGGCCGTCGTTCTGGCTGGTGGCGGTCGTCAAAATGCGTATCTAGTCAACAGATTACGCACAAAACTTGATCTGAGAACTCAGCTTTATCTGTCCGAAGACCTTGGCTGGCGCGGTGGGGCTATCGAGGCCGAAGCCTTTGCCTATATGGCCGTGCGCGCACTGAGGTCGTTGCCGATCTCGTACCCCACAACGACCGGTGTGCCTCAACCTTTAACGGGCGGGCGGGTGAATATACCCTCCGCCCGCTAA
- the sufB gene encoding Fe-S cluster assembly protein SufB, whose product MAAVKETIDTVQKLETYEHGFVSDIEMEFAPKGLNADIVRFISAKKNEPEWMLQWRLEAFERWQSMDEPDWAKLNYKRVDYQDLYYYAAPKQKVAPKSLDEIDPELLRVYEKLGIPLKEQMVLAGVEGAPRYAVDAVFDSVSVVTTFKDELSKSGVIFCSISEALREHPELVRKYLGSVVPQSDNYFAALNSAVFSDGSFVYIPPGVRCPMELSTYFRINASETGQFERTLIIADKGSYVSYLEGCTAPMRDENQLHAAVVELVILEDASIKYSTVQNWYPGDAEGRGGIYNFVTKRADCREPRAKVSWTQVETGSAITWKYPSCILRGDDSVGEFYSIAVTNGMQQADTGTKMIHLGKNTRSRIISKGISAGKSSNTYRGLVSAHARAAGARNFTQCDSLLIGKTCAAHTVPYVEADTAKAQFEHEATTTRLSEDQLFYAMQRGLSQEEAVALLVNGFVRDVLQELPMEFAVEAQKLVAISLEGSVG is encoded by the coding sequence ATGGCTGCCGTTAAGGAAACCATTGATACGGTTCAGAAACTTGAGACCTATGAGCACGGTTTCGTCTCGGATATCGAGATGGAGTTTGCGCCCAAGGGCCTCAATGCCGATATCGTGCGTTTCATTTCCGCCAAGAAGAATGAGCCGGAATGGATGCTGCAATGGCGTCTGGAGGCGTTTGAACGCTGGCAGTCGATGGATGAGCCCGATTGGGCCAAGCTGAACTACAAACGTGTCGATTATCAGGATCTCTATTACTACGCGGCCCCTAAGCAAAAGGTCGCACCCAAATCGCTGGATGAAATCGACCCGGAACTGCTGCGCGTTTATGAGAAACTGGGCATTCCTCTGAAAGAACAGATGGTGCTGGCCGGTGTCGAGGGCGCGCCGCGCTATGCCGTCGATGCCGTGTTTGACTCGGTGTCAGTGGTCACGACCTTTAAGGATGAACTGAGTAAGTCAGGCGTGATTTTCTGTTCGATTTCAGAGGCATTACGCGAACATCCTGAACTGGTGCGTAAATATCTGGGCAGCGTTGTGCCGCAGTCGGATAACTATTTTGCCGCCCTTAATTCGGCGGTGTTTTCGGACGGATCGTTTGTCTATATCCCTCCCGGCGTGCGCTGCCCGATGGAGCTTTCGACCTATTTCCGCATCAATGCGTCGGAAACCGGCCAGTTTGAGCGCACGCTGATTATTGCCGATAAGGGATCTTACGTTTCCTATCTTGAGGGCTGCACCGCCCCCATGCGCGATGAAAATCAGCTTCATGCCGCCGTGGTTGAACTTGTGATCTTAGAGGACGCCTCGATCAAATACTCGACCGTGCAGAACTGGTATCCCGGTGATGCGGAAGGTCGCGGCGGTATCTATAACTTCGTCACCAAGCGCGCCGATTGTCGTGAACCGCGGGCGAAAGTGTCATGGACGCAGGTGGAAACCGGATCGGCCATTACCTGGAAATATCCGTCGTGCATTCTGCGCGGCGACGACAGCGTCGGTGAGTTCTATTCGATCGCGGTCACCAACGGCATGCAGCAGGCCGATACCGGCACCAAGATGATCCATCTGGGTAAAAACACCCGCTCACGCATCATCTCCAAAGGCATTTCGGCGGGTAAGTCGTCTAACACCTATCGCGGTCTGGTCTCGGCACATGCGCGGGCGGCAGGGGCGCGGAACTTCACCCAATGCGACAGCCTGCTGATTGGTAAAACCTGCGCGGCCCACACCGTGCCCTACGTCGAAGCCGATACCGCCAAGGCGCAGTTTGAACACGAAGCCACGACCACGCGCCTGAGTGAAGATCAACTGTTCTACGCTATGCAGCGTGGCTTGAGCCAGGAAGAAGCGGTCGCCCTTCTGGTCAATGGCTTCGTGCGCGATGTGTTGCAGGAACTACCGATGGAATTTGCCGTTGAGGCGCAAAAACTGGTGGCCATCAGTCTTGAAGGGAGTGTGGGGTGA
- the tyrS gene encoding tyrosine--tRNA ligase has product MTATSFKSDFLNVLSERGFIHQCTDAEALDTLLLAGPITGYIGYDATASSLHAGHLVQIMMLYWLQKTGNKPIVLMGGGTTKVGDPTFKDTQRPLLTDEQIQSNMDGIKSVFNNFLTFGDGKTDAIMVNNDDWLSGFGYIEFLRKFGTHFTINRMLTFDSVKLRLEREQPMTFLEFNYMLMQAVDFRELNSNYNCTLQMGGSDQWGNIINGVELTRRINQSAAFGLTTPLLTTASGAKMGKTVGGAVWLNADALSPYDYWQYWRNAEDADVGKFMRLFTDLPMDEIARLEKLEGAEINEAKKILADAATRMVHGEAAAATARDTAQKAFEQGVLSADLPTVEVENSVLEAGIMLAALTTQIGLTQSNGEARRLAQGGGLRVNDIAITDGNQNITLADLNPDGVIKISQGKKKIILVKPV; this is encoded by the coding sequence ATGACCGCAACCAGCTTCAAATCCGATTTCCTTAACGTCCTGAGCGAGCGTGGCTTCATCCACCAGTGCACCGACGCAGAGGCCCTTGATACGCTCCTTCTTGCGGGGCCGATCACGGGGTATATCGGCTATGATGCCACGGCGTCGTCGCTGCACGCGGGCCATCTGGTGCAGATCATGATGCTCTATTGGTTGCAAAAGACCGGTAATAAGCCGATCGTGCTCATGGGCGGCGGCACCACCAAGGTTGGCGACCCGACGTTCAAGGACACCCAGCGTCCGCTTTTGACCGATGAGCAAATCCAGTCGAACATGGACGGCATCAAAAGCGTGTTCAACAACTTCCTGACTTTTGGGGACGGAAAGACCGACGCCATCATGGTCAATAATGACGACTGGCTGTCGGGCTTTGGCTATATCGAGTTCCTGCGCAAGTTCGGCACGCACTTCACCATCAACCGGATGCTGACCTTTGATTCGGTCAAGCTGCGCTTAGAGCGCGAACAACCGATGACGTTCTTAGAGTTCAACTACATGCTGATGCAGGCGGTAGATTTCCGTGAACTGAACTCAAACTATAACTGTACCTTACAAATGGGCGGCTCCGATCAATGGGGTAATATCATCAACGGCGTTGAACTGACGCGGCGGATCAATCAGTCGGCGGCGTTTGGTTTGACAACACCGCTGCTTACGACCGCATCGGGTGCCAAGATGGGCAAGACGGTCGGTGGCGCGGTGTGGCTCAATGCCGACGCTTTGAGCCCCTACGATTACTGGCAATACTGGCGCAACGCCGAAGATGCCGATGTCGGTAAGTTCATGCGCCTGTTCACTGATCTGCCGATGGATGAAATCGCCCGCCTTGAAAAGCTGGAGGGGGCAGAAATCAACGAAGCCAAGAAGATCCTGGCCGATGCCGCTACCCGCATGGTTCACGGCGAAGCGGCGGCCGCAACCGCCCGCGACACTGCCCAAAAAGCGTTTGAGCAAGGCGTGCTATCCGCTGACCTGCCGACGGTCGAAGTGGAAAACTCAGTCCTTGAGGCCGGGATCATGCTGGCGGCCTTGACGACCCAGATCGGGCTTACCCAATCCAATGGCGAGGCCCGTCGTCTGGCTCAGGGCGGTGGCTTGCGGGTCAATGACATCGCCATCACCGATGGCAACCAGAATATTACTTTGGCAGACCTCAATCCTGATGGGGTTATCAAGATCAGTCAGGGCAAGAAAAAGATCATTCTGGTTAAACCGGTCTGA
- a CDS encoding cysteine desulfurase family protein, whose protein sequence is MSASTVLYMDHAATSPLRPQAREAMLAALELGANASSVHSLGRKAKMIVEEARAQVLDLVGGYGAKLVFTSGGTEANNLALHQARVRDNITHLIISDGEHDSIYTAASYLGKVVLKWPLLPSGLADLEVLKALLAQVEGKAFVALMLVNNETGIIQPVADAAEIVHAAGGWLHVDAVQATGKINIDFDTLGADSLTLTAHKIGGPVGVGALVYNSDHTIIPMITGGGQEQGLRAGTENIAGLAAFGASALAAQTCERVSQQIAVEAALKELGARIIGEDVPRVPGITCLAVPDWSSQLQLIHMDMAGICVSSGSACSSGKVKRSRVLNAMGLENLSGGVLRISTGWSSQPADWDRFLDVWSGGYQTFGARLSTKLNIKEQA, encoded by the coding sequence ATGTCAGCCTCGACTGTTCTTTATATGGATCATGCTGCCACCTCGCCGCTCAGGCCGCAGGCGCGTGAGGCCATGCTTGCCGCGCTTGAGCTTGGGGCAAATGCGTCATCAGTGCATAGTCTGGGACGCAAGGCGAAAATGATTGTCGAAGAGGCACGCGCGCAAGTGCTTGATCTGGTGGGCGGATATGGTGCCAAGCTAGTGTTCACATCTGGTGGTACCGAAGCCAACAATCTGGCCCTGCACCAAGCGCGGGTTCGCGATAACATCACTCACCTGATCATCAGTGACGGAGAGCACGATAGCATTTACACCGCCGCAAGCTATTTGGGTAAGGTTGTTCTGAAGTGGCCGCTGCTGCCATCTGGGCTGGCCGATCTTGAAGTCTTAAAAGCGTTGCTGGCTCAGGTTGAGGGCAAGGCGTTTGTGGCGTTGATGCTGGTCAATAATGAAACCGGCATTATTCAGCCGGTGGCCGATGCTGCTGAGATTGTCCATGCCGCTGGTGGCTGGTTGCACGTAGATGCCGTGCAGGCGACGGGGAAAATCAATATTGATTTTGACACTTTAGGCGCTGATAGCCTGACCTTGACGGCTCACAAAATTGGTGGCCCGGTCGGTGTGGGCGCTTTGGTGTATAATAGCGACCATACAATTATCCCCATGATCACTGGCGGTGGTCAGGAACAAGGCCTACGGGCCGGGACTGAAAATATCGCGGGACTGGCGGCCTTTGGGGCCTCAGCATTGGCGGCGCAGACTTGTGAACGGGTGTCTCAACAAATCGCTGTTGAGGCCGCTCTAAAAGAACTTGGCGCGCGTATCATAGGCGAGGACGTGCCGCGGGTGCCGGGTATCACCTGTTTGGCGGTGCCAGATTGGTCGTCGCAATTGCAGTTGATCCACATGGATATGGCCGGGATTTGCGTCAGTTCCGGCTCGGCCTGTTCATCAGGCAAGGTCAAACGCAGCCGTGTCCTGAACGCTATGGGGCTGGAAAACCTTTCGGGCGGGGTCTTGCGTATATCGACCGGTTGGTCTAGCCAGCCTGCGGACTGGGATCGGTTTTTAGACGTGTGGTCGGGCGGGTATCAGACCTTCGGCGCCCGCCTGAGTACTAAGTTGAATATAAAGGAACAAGCCTGA
- a CDS encoding aminotransferase class V-fold PLP-dependent enzyme, with translation MAFDVDKARADFPILSREIKGKPLIYLDSGASAQKPRQVLEAMSAHAATSYANVHRGLHTLANETTDAFEKGRDTVARFINAARVEEVIFTKSATESINLIAFSFGTFIKAGDEILISEMEHHANIVPWHMLAERTGAVLKWVPILDDGSVDMAAFDQLLTDKVKLVAIAHMSNVLGTINPVSEIVAKAHAIGAKVLIDGCQGVVHLPVDVQALNCDFYVFSAHKLYGPTGLGVLYGKYDLLAAMPPYQGGGEMIAHVSKERITYAEPPHRFEAGTPAILEVIGLTAAIEWLSQFDRDATIAHEMALYERAYEGLRGINSLRVHGHAAHKGSILTFSLGQAHAHDVAQILDRYNIAVRAGTHCAEPLMTRLGVTSTVRASIALYNTEDEIDALIVAVQKAQSFFE, from the coding sequence ATGGCGTTTGACGTCGATAAGGCCCGCGCCGATTTTCCAATCCTGTCGCGTGAGATCAAGGGTAAGCCCCTGATCTATCTCGACAGCGGTGCCAGCGCGCAAAAGCCGCGTCAGGTGCTTGAGGCCATGAGCGCGCACGCCGCGACATCCTACGCCAATGTCCACCGGGGCCTTCATACGCTTGCCAATGAAACGACGGATGCCTTTGAAAAAGGCCGTGACACCGTGGCGCGCTTTATCAATGCGGCTCGCGTTGAAGAGGTTATCTTCACTAAATCAGCCACGGAATCCATTAATCTGATCGCTTTCAGTTTCGGCACCTTCATCAAAGCCGGCGATGAAATTTTGATCTCTGAAATGGAGCATCACGCCAATATCGTGCCGTGGCATATGCTGGCGGAGCGCACCGGCGCGGTGCTTAAATGGGTGCCGATTTTGGATGACGGCAGCGTTGATATGGCGGCTTTTGATCAACTATTGACAGATAAAGTCAAGTTGGTTGCCATTGCCCATATGTCGAATGTTTTGGGCACCATCAATCCGGTGTCCGAGATTGTTGCTAAGGCTCATGCGATTGGCGCCAAAGTCCTGATCGATGGTTGTCAGGGCGTGGTTCACTTGCCGGTCGATGTGCAGGCGCTTAACTGCGATTTTTACGTCTTTTCGGCCCATAAACTTTATGGCCCGACGGGCCTCGGCGTACTTTACGGCAAGTATGATCTGCTGGCTGCCATGCCACCCTATCAGGGCGGTGGCGAGATGATTGCCCACGTTAGCAAAGAGCGTATAACCTATGCCGAACCGCCCCATCGGTTTGAGGCCGGCACGCCCGCGATCCTTGAGGTCATTGGCCTGACGGCGGCTATCGAATGGTTATCGCAGTTTGATCGTGACGCAACTATTGCCCATGAAATGGCGCTATATGAGCGCGCCTATGAGGGCTTGCGCGGCATCAATAGTCTGCGGGTGCATGGCCATGCGGCGCATAAAGGCTCGATCCTGACCTTTTCTTTGGGGCAGGCGCACGCACATGACGTTGCACAAATCCTTGATCGCTACAATATAGCGGTAAGGGCCGGAACACATTGCGCCGAACCCCTGATGACGCGCCTTGGGGTGACCTCAACCGTGCGGGCGTCGATTGCGCTTTATAATACCGAAGATGAGATCGACGCTCTGATCGTGGCGGTCCAAAAAGCCCAAAGTTTTTTTGAGTAA
- a CDS encoding Rrf2 family transcriptional regulator, with translation MRLSTKGRYAVMAMTDLALHGQGKPISLSEISERQQISLSYLEQLFARLRKAGLVKSARGPGGGYSLARSSDALFVAEIVVAVDEPIKATRCALTSNKLGANKRLSKENAAREIGCMPGGQRCLTHNLWEDLGLAIHDYLAKVSLSDVILKRTRKTTDADALNVPASFNGSHKINIDKIARDQEMVS, from the coding sequence ATGCGTTTGTCAACCAAGGGGCGTTATGCCGTGATGGCGATGACAGATCTGGCGCTGCATGGTCAGGGTAAGCCCATATCGCTGTCTGAGATTTCGGAACGCCAGCAGATTTCGCTGTCCTATCTGGAGCAATTGTTTGCCCGACTGCGCAAAGCCGGACTGGTCAAAAGCGCGCGTGGTCCCGGTGGCGGTTATTCGCTGGCTAGGTCGTCGGATGCCTTGTTTGTCGCCGAAATCGTGGTGGCGGTTGATGAACCGATTAAGGCCACGCGCTGTGCCCTGACGTCTAATAAGCTTGGGGCCAACAAGCGGCTATCCAAAGAAAATGCGGCCCGTGAGATCGGCTGTATGCCCGGTGGTCAGCGCTGCCTGACCCATAATCTGTGGGAAGATCTGGGCCTTGCTATCCATGACTATCTGGCGAAGGTGTCGTTGAGCGACGTGATCCTTAAGCGCACCCGTAAGACGACGGACGCAGATGCGCTCAATGTTCCGGCGTCATTCAATGGCAGTCATAAAATCAATATTGATAAGATTGCCCGCGATCAGGAGATGGTATCCTAA